The genomic window CAATCAACCAAAAACCAGCTTGCCCTTCATCATTCCCCAATGCCCCGGGAACGAGCAGAAGAAGGTGTAATCGCCACCACGCGTCAGCTTGCTGGTCTCAAAGCGCACCTGGGTGGTCTGGCCACCGCCAATGACCGGGGTGAACGCGATCACCCGCGCATCATTCTTCGGCAGGTAGCTGTCGGCGAGCGTTGAACGCATGCCCGCCGTGGCCAGCGGCTGGAAATCCGGGGTACGGCTGAGCACCCAGTTATGCCCCATCGCGGTGGCCGGCATCCTGCCGGTGTGCTTCAGGGTCAGGTCCACCTGGGTGCAGTCGGCGGCAACCCGGATCTGCGGCTGCGAGAACTGCATGCGATC from Stenotrophomonas nitritireducens includes these protein-coding regions:
- the azu gene encoding azurin codes for the protein MARTCAVTIESNDRMQFSQPQIRVAADCTQVDLTLKHTGRMPATAMGHNWVLSRTPDFQPLATAGMRSTLADSYLPKNDARVIAFTPVIGGGQTTQVRFETSKLTRGGDYTFFCSFPGHWGMMKGKLVFG